CGAAGGTCAGTCTGGACAGAGCCATTGGGTTATGTGTGTGCATAGATATGCACTTGTTTCAAGGCCATGACTTTACTCATAGTTTTGCTGAATGAGTTGACGGTAACCCCAACACCTGTCTCAGGATGACCAGGTCAATATTATCCCCAGATTTACCATCCTGGAGCTTGCATTATGCATATACCTAGCATTTCCTCCCCTTTTTTAGCCCAATTCTTACCTCTGCAGTATACCCTACTGACCTGCAGAACTGGTGCTTCAAAATCCCTCATGAAAATGTTCCTGTCTTACTAAAAAGTGAGATGTGATCTGAACAATAAATTGGAAGCCGGGAACTCATAACTTTGGGGAAAATCTCTTAACTCTTCTGCCTGGGTTTCCCCATCTATGAAAAATGGATAAGAACAAGGCCAAAGTTTGAAAAGCATTGCACAAATATTAAGTATTATTGTTTTTAGGCTCACTTTATAGAGAACCCCCAAAATAtgactctcctgctgacatagcactgtccacgcTGATGCTTTTGTCGGTGTtacttatgtcactcagaggggCATACCCCCAGCGACGTAAGTtgtactgacaaaagtgctagtgtagacatagtctgatAGTTTTCCTTGCTGACAGACTCAGCTGAGGGCAGGGATTGAAAGGACCCAAGGTCTGTTCTGTCTTCTTAACTGTACGGGTTGTTTTTTAAGGTTAGAATTGAGGCACACTCCTGGGGTCTGCTCTACTGTTGTACCTGTTGCAACCTCTCCCTATTAAAAGTTTCTGTGGTATCATGAGCCAGTTTTTGATTCACAGGAACTGAGCAGAATGCTGCACAGTGGTGGCATGTTTTATTTGTAGAAATACCCATCCTCTTTTTGGCTCTCAACTGCTGATGAGACAAATATAGCTTCTGCATCCTGGACAGACTGAGTAAGAGTAGGTCTAGTTGCAAAGGCTGGTAAAACAGCTTTAATATAGCTGGTCAGTGTTTGAATCCAGCAGCTGCTTCCATAAATGTGACTAATACACAGTCATTTTTGTATATGCTATTTTAGAGTACTTAATAAGAGGGTGTACTAACAATCCTAAAATGGATTCTGTACCTTTGCTAGATGCTTGCAATCTCTGTCTGGGAAACATTTGTGATAAGGTATGAGATGAAGACAGTGGCCTAAGTTAACTTCCTTTGTTTGAGTTATGCTGCTGATATTGATACGTTCAGTTATTTGAGTAATATTGGagtatttatatattaaaaaatcaaGTTGCTGAGTTtttagcagggctttggagctgtgctccagctccagggaaaaacctgcagctccattgctttggagctgctctgggctgtgctccaaagccctggttttTAGCACTTTGATAATTAAGATGGTACTTATTTTATCTCTCTAATGATGGCTGCAGTTCAGCGTGATACTGTCACTTAAGTGTTCTATTACCTTGTGGCACAAAAATGTGATATTACAAACTGGAATAAAGAGTATGGAGAAACCCTGAAGTGATTcattgatttttgtgtgtgtgccttTATTGAAAAAAAGTGTCTAAATTGTCTCTTGATGTTTGTTTTCTCTGTGGTGTTTCCATAGGAGCAATTTTAGTGTCCAAGAATGACAGCAGCTACATGACCAAGTGGATGCATTGTACAAGAGGGCGTTAGTTACATCTGCCAACTTTATTGAACTCTTCCTTAAGTTCAGCCGTTATTTGTAAGTTTATAATTTATTGCAAAATAAGCAAACACATACAGTACATGTATAGTATATACATAGAGAGGCTGCAGTAGTGGATTTAGCACAGAACTGAGAACTCCATTCTAATAACAATCCTATCACCAATTTGATGGTGTAATCTTGgaaaaatcatttaatttttGTCTTTTCTCCCAGCTGGAGAATGACAATAGCAGAAAGTTAATTAGACAAGCAGATAAAATTGGTAGGCAAACAATCTGCTCTTTCAGATGTAAACTGAGGAAGATGATTAAAAATTTTGTAGAATTTGTGATATGATCTGATGGGAGTTTGAAGAAACCATTCTCGGTGCCTTTCTGCTAGATGCTGCCATGAGTGCTCAGGACAAGACGAGGTAGAGAGGACCAGATCCACTCACACTCCTCATGTTTTGTTGCTGGGTGCACTGTTTAGTGCCCAGATCTTTAAAAAGAGTAATGCTTACGTGGCACAGAGGATTGTTGTAAGGATTACATCTTTGTATTATTGTTCTTTATATTTTACTAAACAATTCTGGATGAGGATGCAGGAGGATGAATTAGTCTGCAGCCCATATTCAAAGGAAACTTGTTTCTACAGTAGATATTGTAATGCTTAATATGTCTTATTTTTTTTGCAGTATTTTAGAAGCGGAAAGACAAAGTAAGTTTTGATGTTTTGTGTGGCATCAACTGAAATAGGAGCCATCATGAATATAACAAAGGGTGGGCTGGTGCTGTTTTCAGCTAATTCCAATTCATCATGCATGGAACTATCGAGGAGAATTGCTGAGTGAGTAATATCCTGTGGTTAGTCTTTGCATCCATCATAGCATGTAGGACATTGGTGTAGGTGGGTTGGGAGTAGAGATCATTCTTCAACAGATAAGAATATTTTGTAAAGTTACTTAGTAAAACGGAGCCATTGTTTGGAAAAATAAAGTTACCTACAAGGTACACAGTCAGTACAATAAATCTTTGTTCCTAATCAACTAAACTTGCATCTCTGAAAATAAATATTATCGATGTTTGTTTTGAGCTATCATTTTAGAGAATTAATTAGGGaactgtgccccaggcagtctGTAGTACATGTAATAAAGGTGTTAACCATGAAGCTTAGTATAGCAAGCTGGGAGAGTTTGTTGTTGGATCACCTTGCCCTGGCATCCATAGCATTTAACAACTACATGTAGAGTAGTATGGCCCCTGACAAACCTTTTTTCATTCCTGTAGGATATGCAAATTAGAGAACACAATTTCCAGCGATAGGTTGTCAATACCTCACCTAAAATCTTTATAGTAGTTGAATTTTGTAAATATACTGTGTAATTTATTCACCaaacaacaaagaaaacatttaagcTCGACCTGTTAGTTTGCAAGCTATGAAAGGCCCCAttaacagggctggctccaggcaccagctgagcaagctcatgcttggggctGCAGATTCTACAGGGCGGCATTCTGGCCAAACCTAGGGCAGCACGGccgctatttatttatttatttatttatttatttttgttcgtTGCTCCGgccaccctgtagggggcggaggaggggagtgccctgcagcaaactcagtagggcagcccgcgtccttccctccctaTCGGCCAGAGCGGAgtggagccctcccggcaggtgGCGCGGCGGTCGGGGCCGCGGGGTGAGCGTCCTGCTGAAGTGCGGGCCTCCCCCCgtcaccttcccctcccctccaccagacCGGGcgcgcactctgcagcacagggagtccccctgctccctggctctggccaccctgtagagttttttgttttgtttttttccccgcTTTGCTGGCCATGCTGTTTTTCTTTTGGTCTccaacaccccacccccagcactgctgctccagctgcaccGTGATTTATGAAGTGTAAATTTGTACAGTGTTATGAACATTGCGTTGGGCTTCTTTATGCTGGTTTCCATTCCCTTTGGTGTAATGTACtgatttttgcttttctttttcttcagacGCTTGGGGGTAGAGATGGGCAAAGTTCAGGTTTATCAGGAGCCAAACAGAGGTGAGCATTTAATGGTTAAATAAACCTTTCATTCTGCCTCTGTGGGAGACAGTATATTACCTAACCCTCCTTAGAACTTACTTACCGAAAAGTGAAGCACCACTTTCTCACATTTGTGTTCTCTCATACATGTGAACTTTCACTTTTCCTCTTCCTGCCTTCTGAGGACTGTCACTCTTCCAGACCACCTATTTTTGTATGTGATCACTAGCATacatctgtctctcacacacacactgtggtATGCTCTCTCTCTCCGATTAGTTTTTTTATGTTGTTCCTTCATCCTCATTAAATGCTGATATTGTCATGGTGCAATATTATTGGTCAGAGGGTTCATGTATGTAGCCAACATCATCACCTTCCTTAGATCCAAAGGGTACATTTTCAAGTCCTCGTGTGGGAACTTACCACATGACTCACGTCATCTTTAGTGGGAGTTGTGCACCTAATGCACAGAAGTCTGTAAACTTGACCTTAAGTATTGTCTTCAATATGGCTATTCTCTTTCAGTTTCAAGAtggagaaataatttattttttagaatTGTCTATAGCGTATGATGACCTCATGGAGTAATTCCATGAAGTCCTGTTGTGTGTTTCTTAAATCTTTGTATGTTTCTCTTCTTGGCAGAAACAAGGGTGCAGATTCAAGAGTCTGTGAGAGGAAAAGATGTCTTTATCATCCAAACAGTTTCAAAGTGAGTAACAACTAACACATATTCTAAAGAAACTAGAGTAGTTTCAGACATGGTTTATCTTTAAGAATTCTTTTctcttaggtttttttttttttttttttgtacatgtgAGAGATTCACAGAGGGGCCAGTTGGTCTCTGTGATTTAAaaggtgtgtatgtgggggatCTTCTTATAATCTGACCATTTACTTTGTTTATATTCAGATGAATCTGGATTTTGCTCTATGGGTTTCTGCATTCTTTTGCAATGTAGACTCTGTTCCTTACTTTGTTCTCTTTAAAATCTTGTTGTGATCGACTACCCTGAGTGCAGCGCCACTTAATGCTTTTAAATGTGGGAGCACTCTCTTCAAAGCAAATGGCTCATGTGACTCATTAAGCAACATAATTGTATGTTCTCAAGAACATACACAGCTCTACAATTCAAAGGCATACTTCCAGTTTCTGACAGCAGCAGAAATGATGGGACTGGTTTACCTGATGATCAGTCCTTCCATTTTAATATATACCactcaatctttttctttagaGACAGGAGATAGGATGTTAGTTGCTAAATATTTAAAGCCTAGTGTTGGCCAAGGCCTATTTTTGGCCAAAATAATAGGAGAATGTATTGTGGGAATCTAAAACTGTTAGTCCTGTCCATAGTTAAAACATATTTACTCAATTTTTATCTTGTGATGCAAAGATGTGGGAGACAAATTACAATGTAGGCCTTATTGCAGCAACATGTTGTGTTGATACAGTCCTGAAAATGACTTTCTAAGCAATGAGGTTGGTGAACAGGCAGTgggaaaagaaataataaagtatagTCCTAGTGAGAAATTAAAATAGTATGTCAAGTGCAGTGGCCTATCTAGGGTGCATATTTGGATTCCTTATAGGGATATTTCAATTGCCAGTTTTTCTTCAAGTCCCTTGAAGCAGATGTAGGTATCACATTGAATTCAGCTAAAGGATATTTATGCATGGATACAGAACTAGAAACTTCTCATTCCAGGGATGTGAATACTACGATCATGGAACTCCTGATCATGGTGTATGCTTGTAAAACCTCCTGTGCCAAAAGCATTATTGGAGTGATTCCCTACTTCCCATACAGCAAGCAGTGCAAGATGAGGAAAAGGGGCTCCATTGTCTCTAAATTACTGGCTTCGATGATGTGCAAAGCTGGTAAGAATGCAGCATGTTGTGAAATAATCAGGGCATGGTGGGCTTCTGATGTTATATTTAACTTCTAGACAGCTGTGTGCATTAAACTGGGAACTTTAATAAGAAATAGCTATAAAGATTTTTAGCAAGAGGAAATTTTAAACCCTAGAGAGGAAAATCCAACGTAAAAGCAATACAAAGTGATGAGTGAAATGCTGCATTAAAAACGAGCACGTCTTTATAACATCCATTGCAGAGTCCATGCCAAGCTGAGTTGGTGAGATAAGTCTTCTGGAATTCCTACTATCCTGGAAGGTGGGGTTCCTTTGCTGTGATACTGCTGCTGGGTCCCTTCTCTCCCTTCCTAACTCTCTCTCTTGGGCAGTTGTATTTCTGTCAATTTCTCTCTTACCTTTCTGTTGGGTGATCGCACTTACACCTTCTTTTAAGGTGGCATCTGAGAATGGGATAAACTCCCCTGATTCCTCCAGGGCAACCACCTGCCTGCTCTTTCCCATGGCATCTGTCCAGGGAGCATGTGGATGGTTATAATGAACATTTCATATATATGCTGTGTAATTGTGCAGTCTGGTCTTGTAGatttaattaaatattgattCTCATTTCATGGGAAGAAGTGTGGGAGTAATTAGAATTTGGGATTGAGAGTCCGGAGTTCTGAGTTACAATCTCAGCTCTGTCACAATCTTACTGTGTGACAGTGGGCAAATTACTTAATCTCTACCTTAATTTCTTCAAATGTGGAAAGAAGGTGGCATTTATCTATGTTATGGGGGTGTTGAGAATTTTAGTCAATTTTTGTAAATTGCTCTGTGGGCTTTGGTAAAAGGTAccatagaaatgcaaagtactcctgTTTGTTTGATACCCCATAAACCTTAATTGAAGATTTATTTACCATGTATACTGAATACTAGAATATTCTGTTGCACTATAACAAAATATTAATGTTCTAAACAGCCTTTTGTGAAAATTACAGGAGGACTAAATTTGGTATCTACAGATAATATTTAGGTTTGTCCTGCTTGTTTTTCATACAGTGGCTTTTAAGTGTTACTCTCTTTTCAAAGGTCTAACTCACCTTATTACAATGGATTTACATCAGAAGGAAATACAGGGATTCTTTAATATTCCGGTTGATAATTTGAGAGCCTCTCCATTCTTGCTTCAGTACATTCAAGAAGAGGTGAGCAAGGCCTACTAATGTGTATGAGAGTTGTCATTTCAATGTTGTATTTCAGGTTATCCCTACATTTGTTGGGTTTAGAACATCAGTAAAGATACTATCAAGTGAAAttgagtactttttttttttttttaagtcttgaaGAGAGGAGGAATATTTTTTGAGAGTTTTAAAatggtaggttttttttttttttttctattcttggCATCAACATTCTTCCCACTCTATAGACaccaaaataaaaagttaagaATAGGGATCTTTAATTGTGAAAGCGTAATGTACAGAGCATTGTGCAAATGTTAATTGAGGACATTTAGTAAAATTATAATAGATCAGACTAGAGGTCACCTAAGCAGCATTGTCTAATGGTGATCAGCTGCCTCCTTAGAGTGTGGGATCTTGGGAAACTGAACTTCTGTACCCCAGTTTCTCCATTATAAAAGAAGGCAGTACTCATTTTACAAAGTGCCAAGAGACTTGTGAATGTAAAGTGCTGTTttagtgaaaaatatttattgtaacATCCTGCTTCTGTCAGTGGTTAATATCCAATGCTTTGGAAGAACATGAATGCTTCCCATCTTAAAACAGACACATAGCTAACCTGTCAAATGGATGGTACTCTTCAACCCAAGGGATTGTTTTATATAGGTATAGCTTTCGTCTGTACTAAAAACTCCATGATGCACTTTTGTTATGACATTATTTTAAACTGGTGTGGGGAAGTTAGCAAATTTATGGCAGTGATTGTTTCCCAGCCAGTGGTTAGCTGGTTATATATGTTTGGCATTAGAAAATTCTCTCAAATTAAGATGGCAATAGTATAAAACTCATCTGCAGATTTTCGGAACCTAGCAAACtccctgggggaggtgggggtgggatatTTAGAAGGTGTTTTTCTTATTTCACTTCCTTTATCTTTTCTCTGCTTCATAGAATGACTTAAATGAAAGTAAGCTAACTAAAAGGACCTGACATACTTGGTTTCTTAGGATTTAGGCACTCTTAGTGCTTTCTAGCCAATCTAGAGGCCTAAGTTGTGTGTATCTCTTCATAAAATTGCCATGTAGCACTGATCAGGAAGGACTTAATACATCATCTACATTTCATGATTACCAAATATGCTCTGGATGTCATGCATTTTGAATACTACAGCCTGCTAAATGTTTGTTAGTATCTTTAATGGGATGTATTGAATAGCATGAAACAAGTTCAGCTTGATAAGAATGAAGATTATTTACAAAGAACTTAAACCATAAATCAAATTGTAAAGGTTGGGAGCTGCTGGTGGCCATTCTGTGATCACTTCCCACCCAGATCCTATGAGAATCTAAGATGAAATTGGATtttcttcatcccaggatacctATTAGTTGGATACTATGTGGCAAAAGCCTTCATGTTTGTGTATATGTCTGAGCATGCTTATTTAGTGAACATTTCATATCACCTTCACACACTGTACAGCGTGCACATTAGATGTTAGTGACTTATCATAATTCTCTGCTGCTAGGAGTTGCCAGTGCTCATATTTTAAGTTTTGAAGGGCATTGTTGAACAGTTCCAGATTGTTAACTTAGCTTTTGCATGAACTGAGTAATGGAAATCACCTTTGGAGATTTGGCAGTTATAAGTGAAACAATCCTGTTTGAACAGAAATAGAGCCTTCAATATGTTAAATGGCATGCCCTACCTTGTCCATACCTTGCATTGTATGCCTCTTTCATATGGCCTGTCTAATTTTACAAGGTCTGTAAAGGAGCACAATTACAAGGGGGGGGCGGGAAatttcagcactttttttttttttttttttctcctggtcGTGCTTCTTGTATTATAAGCAGGGCTGGTAGTCCTATCTATTATTAATGTTGCCTGATGCTTCCCATTGTAAGACCCTACCTTCTGTTGCTTAGAACTTTTGCCAAACTTAACTGTTTTGGTTAACATTTTCCattctgggtgtctgcctcaagcTGAATAATTTGGAAGTTTTTAGCCAAAATGGATCATTGTATCAGAAGTGAGActaggggaaaatacattgttttgcccacatTAAAACTTCAATATCTTTTATCTAGCACCCCATGCTttggaggggggatttgacatgTGGAAAGGGGTGGTCTTCGTGTcggggatgtgccttttgctgtgccatgaaaatccacccaaatttggctaAATTGTAatgtaagcctttgaaaaatcaatttaaatatatttagtagAGGCttcttagattttagcagctaaattccacAAAAATTCTGCTCGCACTGGGCGTACAATCATAAGACTGGAATgcaccttgagaggtcatctagtccagtcccctgcattcatgtcaggactaagtattatctagatcattcctgacaggtgtttgtctaacctgctcttaaaaatcttcaacaatggagatttcacaacctccctaggcaatttataccagtgcttaaccaccctgacagttaggaagtttttcctaatgtccaacctaaatctcccttgctgcaatttaagcccattgcttcttgtcctatcctcagtggttaagaaaaacaatttttctccctcctccttgtaacagccttttatatacttgaaaactgttatcatgtcccccctcagtcttctcttttccagactaaacaaacccagttttttcaatcttccctcataagtcatgttttctagaacttaatattttttgttgctcttctttggactctctccaatttgtgcacatcctcCCTGAAatttggtgcccagaactggacacaatagttgaggcctaatcagcacagagcagagtggaagaattacttctcgtgtcttgcttacaacattcctgctaatacatcccaaagtgatgtttgctttttttgcaacagcattacactgttgtctcatatttagcttgtggtccactatgaccctcagatccttttctgtagtacttcttcctaggcagtcgtttcccattttgtgtgtgtgcaaccgattgttccttcctaagtggaatacttggcatttgtccttactgaatttcatcctatttacttcagaccatttctccagtttgtccagttcattttgaattttaatcctgtcctccaaagcatttccaaccactcccagcttggtatcatttgcaaactttaagtgtactctctctgccattctctaaatcattgatgaagatattgaacagaaccggacccagaactgatctctgtgggaccccactcattatgtccttccagcatgactgtgaaccactaataactactctctgggaatggttttccagccagttttgcacccgtcttatagtagctccatctaggttgcattttcctagtttatttatgagacggtcatgcgagacattatcaaaagctttggtaaagtcaagatataccatgtctactgcttctcTGCTATCCACATGTTCTagcttggggcagaggaggacTTTCCTTGCAAAGGTGTCTGGCCATCtgaactgtggggcagggagcctaTGTGCTCTCAGTGACTCCTCTTCCCCATTGGGCCCAGGCATCATGAAGGAGTAAGCTTCCTGATTTTAAATGTGGAGGGGACAAGACCTGAacttgaggggggtggggggtggatggatggtaGATCAGGTCAAGGACCCTGGGGTTGGAGGAGACGAGACTGAACAGGGAGAGGGAattgggatggagggggagagtAGATTGAGATCTAGAACCagtggtgaggggggaagagagagaactgaTAAGGAGCCAAGGTTGggggggagaactgggactggctgggaaaAGAGATTGGAACACGGAGCTATGGGTGGGGGTAAGAACACTGAGATCGGACAAGGAGCCTGAGGTGGGACCCAGTGGGGATGGAGAACAGGGAtgtagggagagggggaagaaagagacTGGCTAAGTGTGGAGAATGGAACTTGGCTGAGAAGCCAAGGGTGGGGAAGAGACCAGACTGGGGCAAGTCATGCTTGGGAAGAGTGAGTTGAAGAATTTGTGCCCGCTAGATTGCACTCCCCTCCAGAACCCAAAATAGATTCAtcagtctcaccattcctctgctgtcagcaaataactGTGAAACCCTCTGGATAAGAGTCCCATCCACCTGTAGTGCTGGTCCACAtaagatgacaacctactactgctatcagttactctatTTGATCAAGTGATAGTGGTCTGTGGAGTGGATGTAAATATTCCATCCCTGCTGATGATCCATATGGGTGTcagtatgatgccacatgatggaatttgggtttttttcagtttgtttttaaaaatgtaggaaaTTACACATAGAAAacaacattaaaagaacatttttaaggTTGTAAAATCTAGGCATTGAAAGCTAGGGTTATTTGCTTAAACTTGAAGTATTTGatactttagattttttttttaattcttaaaaattttaaattatctGTGGCACTTAATGAGCTTAAATTTCCGTAAAAGATATGACATAGTTGATCTCTGTTGTTTGCTACAGATCCCAGATTACAGGAATGCTGTGATCGTGGCCAAATCACCTGCATCTGCAAAGAGGTGAGTAAGAGCTACTCTCTTTGATTTAAGCAAGCAATATGTAACTAACGTAGTCCCTGATTTTAGCTTGAAGTTCAGGGCACTGTCATATGAAATGAGAGACTCAAAATGAAAGACTCCGATGACCAATTTATACATGAAACTTTCCATATTGTTTCAGTGGTCAGTATTGCCAATACTAATAATTTACAGCACTATGCAGTTAACATTGGGTCCATGTGGGCATAGAATACTTCGGAAATCATTGTGGCCTCCATGACTAGTTTTTTCAGTGAAGCTTTATTCAAAATATTTGAAGTTTTACCAATGTGGGTGGAgctatatatgtatgtatgaatATATAGAAACTGTTTCTATATGTTGTTTGTTACATCTGAATCTCTGTCCTAATGTGGGACAAGTCAACGTGAAGGGGATAAATAAAAGCATAGTAGTATAAAGGAACACTGCCATGGTTCGAAGGTTAAAAAGATAGCTTCTCCATCTTCTGCCAAATctgcagaatgaaatatttttctgattaataAAGTATGGATAAAAATAACTGATTCACTACCTAACGCATATTGCTGTTTCTCAGACATTATGCTTtacccttcttttttttaatattgcaagCAGTTAGTTGAATGTTTGTGAAATTGTCCATATCTCAGTACCTTTGTTCTAATATTTAAGATACGGCCTTCAGCCTCTTCCAGTTTTATTATAAGTCATTGCTATTTTAGAGggtcttttaaaaattgaaagcatGAAAAAGTGAATCCAACAGTGGAAGAACAAAGAGTGTTTagcattctaaaaatattttaggaatatttattacatttaaacatgtatttatatttaaaatctaGTATATAAAATTTCAGCTATGGACAAAGAACAATGGCAAGGCAAATATTACAACTCCAGTGGTCCAAAATGGTTGCTTAATGTGATCATGATTAGAAAGTGACTGGCCAAATCCTGAAGATGGGGACTTTATTCTCTAGTCTGGTTGAAGTGTGCAGGGTCCAGGGCAAGCTTTCTCTACTCATCTCAATGAGTATTTTATCATGTTAACGTGCTTGTTAAGTGATCATCATTGATttctagttttgtttgtttatggctAGCTATCCCTCTGCTCTCTGATGGAATTTCACTCCTTTAAAAAGCTGATAAGGAGTTGGATGATAGTTTAAGAATTAATGGTGGCTTTTCTGCAATCACAACTAATTACTTGTGGAAGTGTTGCCTAGACTTTTATATCAGGTATTATGACTTTGTTAGTAGGAAACATTTGTTTTGTAGCACATCAGAACAGTTTCTAACTGGTGGTAGTGTACTAGGAAAa
This sequence is a window from Gopherus evgoodei ecotype Sinaloan lineage chromosome 10, rGopEvg1_v1.p, whole genome shotgun sequence. Protein-coding genes within it:
- the PRPSAP2 gene encoding phosphoribosyl pyrophosphate synthase-associated protein 2; the encoded protein is MFCVASTEIGAIMNITKGGLVLFSANSNSSCMELSRRIAERLGVEMGKVQVYQEPNRETRVQIQESVRGKDVFIIQTVSKDVNTTIMELLIMVYACKTSCAKSIIGVIPYFPYSKQCKMRKRGSIVSKLLASMMCKAGLTHLITMDLHQKEIQGFFNIPVDNLRASPFLLQYIQEEIPDYRNAVIVAKSPASAKRAQSFAERLRLGIAVIHGEAQDAESDLVDGRHSPPTAKSVAAIHPSLEIPMLIPKEKPPITVVGDVGGRIAIIVDDIIDDVDSFLAAAETLKERGAYKIFVMATHGLLSSDAPRLIEESAIDEVVVTNTIPHEIQKLQCPKIKTVDISMILSEAIRRIHNGESMSYLFRNIGLDD